The sequence below is a genomic window from Acetivibrio clariflavus DSM 19732.
AGATTCCATCTACCGCTTACACTTCCTGAAACAGTACCATCTTTATTAAGGAAAATCTTTGAAGAACTTTTTACACTGGCCGATATATCCGTACCGTGATTTATGTAAGCATAAGTACCACTGACTTCATCTAAAGTGTATTTTCCAATAGTCTCCCCTGCATATTGGTGAGGTGCAATTACATGCCATCCGTCGGAATTTATAAACATTTGATGTACTCTAACCTGGTGTTCTTCTCCCCTTCCGGGAAAACGGGTATGAAATACTATAAAATACTTGTTTGTAACTTCATCATAATAGGTAGAGTTATGCCCCGGCGATACATAGCCTAATTTACTGTCTGCAAAGTAAAAATTGCCCATCAATTTAGCACCATAAGGCTCAATTGATTTGTCATCAAACATGGTTCCGTTAGCACCATGACAGTTAATCATATTTTTACCTGAACTGTCTACATAGGGTCCATCGGGATTCTTTGAACGGCATACCCTGATGTTATAACCGCCACTGGCATCAAGTCCGCCAAAACTCAAAAACATATAGTAATAGTCGGTCTCAGGGCTATACTGAATAAATGCCCCCTCTATTCTGCTGTGATTTAATCCTAACAACCTCTTTCCATATCCCTGACCGAAAACAGGTTTACCGGTATTTTCATCCATTTTCAAAATGAAAATACCTCCCGAATAAGAACCGTATACCATCCAAAGTTTGCCATCCTTATCATAGAAGACATGAGGATCAACAACATTAGGATGTTTTGTTGCGTCATAAACTGTACCATCCTCACTCTTCTGTCCCCACATACCTGATTTCAGTATAATTCCCAAATCTTCATAAGGTCCCTCAATATTATCGGATACAGCTACACCCAGCGCAGACCTTGGTGAATCCCCTTTACACATGCAATAATACATATAGTATTTTCCATTCTTAAGCTGAATCCAATCTCCTGCCCACAATGTATCAGTTTCAGCCCACTCGAAGGCTGTTTTCAGTTTTATGTATACATTGGGCATTAATGGATTTGAATTGCTGACACCGTTAGAAATCTGTTCCCACCGGATTAAGTCTTTGCTCTTTGCTGCTGCAAGATGAGAGCCAATAATATAATACGTATCATTTGTTTTAATTATTGAAGGGTCATGTACTGTTACATATTTAAACTCCGGAACCGGAGGAAGAGTAACCTGAGGTGTTGGAGTAACTTGCTCGGATGCAGGAAAAACTGAAATAATCCCTAACAAATACTGTTTCATTATTGCATAATCTATGGAATTAACCGAGCCGTCCCCATTTACATCTGCTGCCGTAAGGGCATCCCCCGTTAATGATCTCATCCCCAGCAAATAAGATTTCATAATTGCATAATCTATCGAATCTACAGACTTGCTGTCATTTAAATCACCATACATTAACTCTGCTGCACGCATGCTACTACCGCATAAAGCAGAAATCAAAAAGGCAGTAATAAGAGCAGCACAAACTTTTTTCATACAATTTCTCCCCTTTGTTAAACCTCTTGTATTTATAATAACATAGATTACCAATTTATAAAATAAAACTTAAGAAAAATCTATGCGTATATCTTATATCACATTAAATTGGCAAAAAAAGATGCACCTATAACAGTAACCAAACCGGTTACTGCAATGGCAAGACTGCTCATTGCTCCTTCCACTTCCCCCATTTCCATGGCCTTTACTGTTCCTATTGCATGGGACGATGTGCCTAAGGCAATTCCCTTTGCAACCGGCTCTTTTATACGGAATAACTTGCACACCAACTCAGCCATTATATTCCCCAAAACACCGGTTATAATAATTACAGAAACAGTTATTGTTACAATACCTCCAAGTTCCTGGGATACCCCCATGCCTATTGCTGTTGTAATTGACTTAGGCAGTAATGTAACATATTGCTGGTGAGTCAAATTAAATAACTTGGCTAAGGCAAAAACACTTAAAAAGCTGGCCAGTGCGCCCGATACAATTCCTCCTAAAATTGCTCTGTAATTGCCTTTTAAAAGCTCAAGCTGCTGGTATAACGGTATTGCCAGGCAAACCGTTGCCGGAGTCAAAAGATAACTTAAATACTTGGCACTATTATTGTAACTCTCATAATCAACACCTAAAACCAATAAAACAGCAATAACAAAAACAATTGACACCAAAAGGGGATTAAATACTGCTTTTTTAAATTTTCTTTTTAGTATTACTCCAAGTCCGTATCCAATAAGACTTATCAACACACCAAAATATGTCGAATTGCATAATAGTTCTCTCATTCCTTTTGCCTCTTTTCCATACGTATAATAAATTGGGTCACTCTTCCCGCAGCAGCCATTACTATTACTGTTGTTACAACAGTAATTACACAAAGGGGAAACCACAGAGATTTCAGTTCACTCCACATGGTAATAAGCCCTACTGCAGCAGGAATAAACATTACAGGCATAATTTCTATCAAGTAGCTTCCTGTATCCTTGACCTGTTCTACTGAAACAATTTTAACACTTAGCAGCAACAGCATAATTACCAGTCCGTAGATACTTGCTGGTATAGGCAGAGGTATAAAATATTTCAGTAC
It includes:
- a CDS encoding CidA/LrgA family protein, yielding MKFLKQFGIILGVSFIGEVLKYFIPLPIPASIYGLVIMLLLLSVKIVSVEQVKDTGSYLIEIMPVMFIPAAVGLITMWSELKSLWFPLCVITVVTTVIVMAAAGRVTQFIIRMEKRQKE
- a CDS encoding LrgB family protein codes for the protein MRELLCNSTYFGVLISLIGYGLGVILKRKFKKAVFNPLLVSIVFVIAVLLVLGVDYESYNNSAKYLSYLLTPATVCLAIPLYQQLELLKGNYRAILGGIVSGALASFLSVFALAKLFNLTHQQYVTLLPKSITTAIGMGVSQELGGIVTITVSVIIITGVLGNIMAELVCKLFRIKEPVAKGIALGTSSHAIGTVKAMEMGEVEGAMSSLAIAVTGLVTVIGASFFANLM
- a CDS encoding family 43 glycosylhydrolase; translation: MKKVCAALITAFLISALCGSSMRAAELMYGDLNDSKSVDSIDYAIMKSYLLGMRSLTGDALTAADVNGDGSVNSIDYAIMKQYLLGIISVFPASEQVTPTPQVTLPPVPEFKYVTVHDPSIIKTNDTYYIIGSHLAAAKSKDLIRWEQISNGVSNSNPLMPNVYIKLKTAFEWAETDTLWAGDWIQLKNGKYYMYYCMCKGDSPRSALGVAVSDNIEGPYEDLGIILKSGMWGQKSEDGTVYDATKHPNVVDPHVFYDKDGKLWMVYGSYSGGIFILKMDENTGKPVFGQGYGKRLLGLNHSRIEGAFIQYSPETDYYYMFLSFGGLDASGGYNIRVCRSKNPDGPYVDSSGKNMINCHGANGTMFDDKSIEPYGAKLMGNFYFADSKLGYVSPGHNSTYYDEVTNKYFIVFHTRFPGRGEEHQVRVHQMFINSDGWHVIAPHQYAGETIGKYTLDEVSGTYAYINHGTDISASVKSSSKIFLNKDGTVSGSVSGRWNLIGDNKITLTIGGVEYNGVVLKQYDAGLKKFVMTFTALQKGGNTAIWGSGL